One Lachnospiraceae bacterium C1.1 genomic region harbors:
- the xylB gene encoding xylulokinase encodes MNYIGVDLGTSAVKLMLMASDGKILKIVSREYPVSFPHAGWSEQNPKDWYEAVIDGIKELTADFDKNEIAGIGCGGQMHGLVALDENDEVIRPAILWNDGRTVEETEYLNEVIGKKKLAQYTGNIAFAGFTAPKILWMKKHEPEKFDKIRKIMLPKDYINYKLTGVHSTDYSDASGMLLLDVANKCWSKEMAEICGIDMKVLPGLFESYEIIGNLSKEAAELLGLNENVKVVAGAGDNAAAAVGTGTVGDGSCNISVGTSGTIFIASRDFKMDSNNALHSFDHADGHYHLMGCMLSAASCKKWWFEDILKTDDYAGEEKRIDKLGENNIFFLPYLMGERSPHNDTSARGAFIGMSMDSSRADMSQAVIEGIMFGLRDSLEIARSLGLKIEKSKICGGGSRGVLSKKIAASVMNLELEIIENEQGPALGGAMLAAVGAGEYKSVEEAADKIVKVVETVKPDPELVKKYNEKYEKFKSYYPLLKGNF; translated from the coding sequence ATGAACTATATCGGGGTAGATTTAGGCACATCGGCTGTAAAACTGATGCTTATGGCATCAGATGGGAAAATATTGAAGATTGTTTCAAGAGAATATCCTGTGAGCTTTCCTCATGCAGGCTGGTCAGAGCAGAATCCTAAAGACTGGTATGAGGCTGTAATTGATGGAATTAAGGAGCTGACAGCAGATTTTGACAAGAATGAAATTGCCGGGATCGGATGCGGCGGGCAGATGCATGGACTTGTTGCACTTGATGAAAATGATGAAGTCATTCGTCCGGCTATACTTTGGAATGATGGAAGAACAGTCGAGGAAACAGAATATTTAAACGAAGTCATAGGAAAAAAGAAACTTGCACAGTATACGGGGAATATTGCTTTTGCCGGTTTCACGGCGCCAAAGATCCTCTGGATGAAAAAGCATGAGCCTGAAAAATTCGATAAAATAAGAAAGATCATGCTGCCAAAGGATTATATAAACTATAAACTTACAGGTGTTCATTCTACGGATTATTCAGATGCTTCAGGAATGCTTCTTTTGGATGTGGCGAATAAATGCTGGAGCAAAGAAATGGCAGAGATCTGCGGCATCGACATGAAAGTCCTGCCCGGGCTTTTTGAAAGCTATGAGATTATAGGAAATCTTTCGAAAGAAGCTGCGGAGCTTCTGGGACTGAATGAAAATGTGAAGGTTGTTGCCGGAGCAGGAGATAATGCAGCAGCTGCTGTAGGAACAGGAACAGTTGGTGACGGAAGCTGCAATATATCAGTAGGTACGTCCGGAACTATCTTTATAGCAAGCAGAGATTTTAAGATGGATTCAAATAATGCACTGCATTCATTTGATCATGCAGATGGTCATTATCATCTCATGGGCTGCATGCTGAGTGCTGCTTCCTGCAAAAAATGGTGGTTTGAGGATATATTAAAGACTGATGATTATGCGGGTGAAGAAAAGCGTATAGATAAACTTGGCGAAAATAATATATTTTTCCTGCCATATCTCATGGGAGAGAGATCACCTCATAATGATACCTCTGCAAGAGGTGCATTTATAGGAATGAGTATGGACAGCAGCAGAGCAGATATGAGCCAGGCAGTTATAGAGGGAATAATGTTTGGACTCAGAGATTCCCTGGAGATAGCAAGAAGTCTTGGTTTAAAGATAGAGAAGAGCAAAATCTGCGGCGGAGGGTCAAGAGGTGTCCTTTCTAAGAAAATTGCAGCGTCAGTGATGAACCTTGAACTGGAAATAATAGAAAACGAGCAGGGACCTGCACTCGGAGGCGCAATGCTTGCGGCAGTAGGAGCAGGAGAATATAAAAGCGTGGAAGAGGCTGCGGATAAGATCGTTAAGGTGGTAGAGACGGTAAAACCTGATCCGGAGCTCGTTAAGAAATATAATGAAAAATATGAAAAATTCAAAAGTTATTATCCTTTGCTTAAAGGCAATTTTTAA